The genomic stretch CAAAAAGAAGGAAAAAAACTCATTTTTTGCACAGGTCGACCTTGATATTTTGTTGTAAAATATACAAAATTAATTGCCCCAGATTTGCCAATTATTTCGTGTAATGGCTCACTTGTTTATGATTGAAAAAATCACAAAACTATTTATTCATTAGCTTTTGAAAAAGCAACTGTCTATAAAATTATAGACATTTTGATTAAAAATGAAATTGTTTTTTTAATTTATACAACTAAAAAAATGATTGCTATTGGTAATTTAAAAAATCATATCAACTGGTTTGAATATCTCAAAAGAGAAAATGCTAAAATTGAAGAAGATCAATATAAATTTGACATTGATTTTTATGATTTTCAAGATTTTGAAAAAAAATATATTCAAGACGATGTTGTTGTTAAATTTCTATTAATTCAAGCAGATAGCAAAGCTGAAAATGTAGCAAAAGCTACCAAACTATTAGAAGCTGAAGAAGATATTTATTTTGTCAAATCACAAGACAAAGTCATTGACATTATGACTCAAGGTTCTAATAAAGGTAAAGGATTGGAATTTTTAGCTCAAGAATATGGACTTGATTTAGAAAAAACAATTGTTTTTGGTGATGCAAGCAATGATTTGCCAATGTTTGCTGTTGCAAAATATAGTGTCGCTATGGGTCAAGCAAAACCTGAGATAAAAAGTGCGGCAAATTTTACAACTCAGACTAATAATGATGACGGGATTGCTTATTTTTTTGATAATGAATGATTTAATTAGTTATATTACTAAAATTAGTAAGATACGCATCAATCACCACAATAATGGTTTTTGGCTAGTGCCATCAGTTCGTAATTATTTTTCCTTTCGCCTAACAGCTTTTGTTATTAAAAAAACTGATACTCTTGAAGAAATGATTTTGCGTAATAATTGAGTTTCCAAAGAAGTTATTTTTAATTTCAATGGTGATAACAACTTTGTAAAATTTAATCTAGCTTTAAAATTAAGAGAAATTAATTTTCGCCTTGATGCACAACAGATCAAAAAACTTAGTGATAAATCAACTTTATCTTTTTTTCCTATCGACAATTGTGAAATTATTTTAGATAAAAAAGGCCTACAATTAATATATGATGGTATAATACCTTTTTTTAGTAAAAAATATTATCATAAATTACTAGAACAGCAACAAAGGCAACAAAAACAAAAAAATATTAGTTTTCTTTGGCGAAGTTTTGGTTTTAAGGAGGTTAAAAAACATGAAGTTAAAAAATAAAATGATTTTATTATCTTCGCTATCTATGATTCCTGCACTTGCAATCAGTTGTGGTGTTGCAACAGTATCTGGATCAGAACTAAATCCTGTTAGCAATGAGAAGCAAATTTTACAAAAAATCTTAGAAGTTCCTTTGCCTTTTGAAAAGCAAGATTATTCGCCTTATTTTTATAATAAATTATTTATTAATTTCTTAAATACACCAGAAAATAGAGCTTTTGTAAGAGAAAATATTATCAAAATTCTTGAAACTCAAGAAGATAAATCACAACTTTCACCTGAAAATTTTAACCGTCTCGGTGATGAAATAATCAAATCAGATATTTTTCAAAAGTTTCTCACTGATGAAGGAAATTATGAAGGTATTTCGACCTTAAGTGCAAGCAAATTCCTTGAAAAATGAAGAGAATATCAAACTAAAAATAATGGCGAAGAAAAATTAACTTGATTTTTTAAATATGGATTTGGCTTCTTTGCAAAAGAATTTCCTGATTTAAGTCCTGAAAATATTATCGATAGATTAGTTCATGTTTATGCAAGAGCTGAGTATGATCGGCTTGCTGATAAAAATGTTGAAGAAGTTCCAGTTAGTGCTCTAGGAATT from Mesomycoplasma conjunctivae encodes the following:
- a CDS encoding MPN499 family protein, translated to MNDLISYITKISKIRINHHNNGFWLVPSVRNYFSFRLTAFVIKKTDTLEEMILRNNWVSKEVIFNFNGDNNFVKFNLALKLREINFRLDAQQIKKLSDKSTLSFFPIDNCEIILDKKGLQLIYDGIIPFFSKKYYHKLLEQQQRQQKQKNISFLWRSFGFKEVKKHEVKK
- a CDS encoding Cof-type HAD-IIB family hydrolase, whose product is MDKKNNLSTKINNLVFDLDGTLLNSQKEILPSSIKVLKRLQKEGKKLIFCTGRPWYFVVKYTKLIAPDLPIISCNGSLVYDWKNHKTIYSLAFEKATVYKIIDILIKNEIVFLIYTTKKMIAIGNLKNHINWFEYLKRENAKIEEDQYKFDIDFYDFQDFEKKYIQDDVVVKFLLIQADSKAENVAKATKLLEAEEDIYFVKSQDKVIDIMTQGSNKGKGLEFLAQEYGLDLEKTIVFGDASNDLPMFAVAKYSVAMGQAKPEIKSAANFTTQTNNDDGIAYFFDNEWFN